In Flavobacterium gelatinilyticum, a genomic segment contains:
- a CDS encoding GNAT family N-acetyltransferase, with translation MNIQKAKIEDHIRLTEITKKSKAYWGYSEEQMEKWSNNLTITIDYIETNPVFNLVEENQIVGYYSYLKQEDNQVKLDNLFILPEYIGKGFGSFLMNDFLERMRNEKCKKIILDSEPNAEQFYQKIGFTKIGEFETSIKNRFMPIMEMNL, from the coding sequence GTGAACATTCAAAAAGCCAAAATCGAAGACCATATCCGTTTAACGGAAATTACCAAAAAGTCAAAAGCGTATTGGGGATATTCTGAAGAACAAATGGAGAAATGGAGCAATAATCTAACGATCACGATAGATTATATCGAAACAAATCCTGTTTTTAATTTGGTTGAAGAAAATCAGATTGTTGGTTATTATTCTTATTTAAAACAAGAAGATAATCAGGTAAAATTGGACAACTTATTTATTTTACCTGAATATATAGGAAAAGGATTTGGCTCTTTTTTAATGAATGATTTCTTGGAAAGAATGCGAAATGAAAAATGCAAAAAAATCATTTTGGATTCAGAACCAAATGCCGAACAATTTTACCAGAAAATTGGATTTACAAAAATTGGCGAATTTGAAACTTCAATTAAAAATAGGTTTATGCCCATTATGGAAATGAATCTATAA
- a CDS encoding DUF1810 domain-containing protein, producing MAYSNNDLARFLDAQNKLYLTALSEISKGKKETHWMWFIFPQIKGLGKSDTANLYAINDLNEASEYLEHPILGKHLIEISQLLLTFKRKSADGIFGDLDARKLRSCMTLFSLIENANPIFQEVLEAFFSGETDPLTLSIINSTIKSVDEPVVL from the coding sequence ATGGCTTATTCTAACAATGATTTAGCGCGTTTTTTAGATGCGCAGAACAAACTTTATCTTACCGCTCTTTCTGAAATCAGCAAGGGGAAAAAGGAAACACACTGGATGTGGTTTATTTTTCCGCAAATAAAAGGTCTGGGCAAAAGCGATACAGCAAATCTTTATGCCATTAATGATTTAAATGAAGCTTCAGAATATTTGGAACATCCAATTTTAGGAAAACATTTAATTGAGATTTCACAGCTTTTACTAACTTTTAAAAGAAAATCTGCCGATGGGATTTTTGGAGATTTAGATGCCCGAAAATTACGTTCCTGTATGACTTTATTTTCATTGATCGAAAATGCAAATCCAATATTTCAGGAAGTACTGGAAGCTTTCTTTTCCGGAGAAACTGATCCGCTTACTTTGTCTATTATTAATTCAACTATAAAATCTGTTGATGAGCCGGTTGTACTATAA
- a CDS encoding exonuclease domain-containing protein, protein MKKQEYAIVDIETTGGNASGSRITEIAIIIHDGTNVLDRYETLVNPQQDIPPSIFGLTGINNEMVANAPIFDDISEKVLEMLTDRIFVAHNVNFDYSFVHHQLEQAGFKWSAKKLCTVRAARKIKPGLGSYSLGNLCNSLNISLENRHRAGGDADATALLFSLLLEWDDAGEIDKMIKKNAQDQRLPPNLPPEDFNELPEKPGIYYFYNQAKKVIYVGKAVNLKKRVTSHFTGNNIKPQRQHFLRDIHGISFEVCATELMALLLECTEIKKLWPTYNRALKRFEAKFGIYQYEARNGYKYLAIGKMSKFQICIHECNSLYTGINLLRSLAEQFEIDHRFCKYSRPEEGDFFYTPEIKELPDPLLHNEQIDNAIDYLLNNRPSFAIIDKGRSTDERSCIWIENGHFHGMGYIPRDVAIQDPDDVKSYVTPYKSNQYIEQLIFAYAEKHPGKVFFNKHFLK, encoded by the coding sequence ATGAAGAAGCAAGAATATGCCATAGTCGATATCGAAACCACAGGCGGAAATGCCAGCGGGAGTCGTATTACAGAAATTGCCATTATTATTCATGACGGTACAAATGTATTGGATCGTTACGAAACACTTGTGAATCCGCAGCAGGACATACCTCCTTCTATTTTCGGATTAACAGGCATCAATAACGAAATGGTGGCCAATGCTCCCATCTTTGATGATATTTCAGAAAAAGTACTGGAAATGCTGACCGATCGTATTTTCGTGGCGCACAATGTTAACTTCGACTATTCATTTGTTCATCATCAATTGGAACAGGCAGGCTTTAAATGGTCGGCAAAAAAACTGTGCACCGTTCGCGCTGCCAGAAAAATCAAACCCGGATTAGGTTCGTACAGTTTAGGAAATCTTTGTAATTCTTTAAATATTTCTTTAGAAAACAGGCACCGGGCAGGCGGAGATGCAGATGCTACTGCTCTGTTATTTTCTCTTTTATTAGAATGGGACGATGCCGGAGAAATCGATAAAATGATCAAAAAAAACGCTCAGGATCAACGTTTACCACCAAATCTTCCGCCTGAAGATTTTAATGAACTGCCTGAAAAACCAGGTATCTATTATTTTTATAATCAGGCCAAAAAAGTCATTTATGTTGGAAAAGCTGTCAATCTAAAAAAACGGGTTACATCGCATTTCACCGGCAATAATATAAAGCCGCAAAGACAACATTTCCTTCGAGATATTCACGGAATTTCTTTTGAAGTATGTGCAACCGAATTAATGGCGCTTCTTTTAGAATGTACCGAAATCAAAAAACTCTGGCCAACTTACAACAGGGCTTTAAAACGTTTTGAGGCTAAATTTGGTATTTATCAATATGAAGCCAGAAACGGTTATAAATATCTGGCAATAGGAAAAATGAGTAAGTTTCAAATCTGCATTCATGAATGTAACAGTCTGTACACCGGCATTAATTTACTGCGAAGTCTGGCTGAGCAGTTTGAAATCGATCATCGTTTTTGTAAATATTCAAGACCTGAAGAAGGCGATTTTTTTTATACTCCTGAAATAAAAGAACTGCCTGATCCTCTTCTTCACAATGAACAAATAGATAATGCAATTGATTATTTATTGAACAACAGACCCAGTTTTGCCATTATAGACAAAGGAAGATCTACTGATGAACGAAGCTGTATCTGGATCGAAAATGGTCATTTTCATGGAATGGGCTATATCCCGAGAGATGTGGCAATTCAGGATCCTGACGATGTAAAAAGTTATGTTACACCTTATAAAAGCAATCAGTATATTGAGCAGTTAATTTTTGCTTACGCCGAAAAACATCCGGGTAAAGTGTTCTTTAACAAACACTTTTTAAAATAA
- the dinB gene encoding DNA polymerase IV, whose translation MARAIVHMDLDTFFVSCERLTNSELNGIPLIVGGGERGVVASCSYEARKFGVRSAMPIAMAMKLCPDAKIIKGDMELYSKMSHDVTEILQEKAPVLEKASVDEFYLDITGMDRFHGSYKWTDELAQKVIKETGLPISFSLSINKTVSKIATGEGKPVGNLEIPEHKVQTFLNPLSIQKIPMVGTVTFQLLSRIGVRKIQTLAEMPAEILQQMIGKNGLDIWKKANGIDHTPVEPYSERKSVSTEHTFSQDTIDIAKLKRVLLGMVEKLAFQLRSEQWLTSTVTVKIRYANFDTETKQCRVAYTSADHILTKNVMELFEKVYQRRMRLRLIGVRFSGLVRGTYQIDLFEDTQEMLALYEAMDKMKSRYGFDAVMRCAGAHFKPNTKDEILKRIK comes from the coding sequence ATGGCACGGGCAATTGTACATATGGATCTGGATACCTTTTTTGTATCCTGCGAACGACTCACCAATTCTGAACTTAACGGAATTCCGCTTATTGTAGGCGGTGGTGAACGTGGTGTTGTCGCTTCTTGCTCGTATGAAGCCCGCAAATTTGGAGTACGTTCTGCAATGCCTATTGCAATGGCAATGAAGCTTTGCCCCGATGCAAAAATTATCAAAGGCGATATGGAATTATATTCGAAAATGTCTCATGATGTTACCGAAATTCTCCAGGAAAAAGCACCTGTTTTAGAAAAAGCAAGTGTCGATGAATTTTATCTTGATATTACCGGAATGGACCGTTTTCACGGAAGTTATAAATGGACCGATGAATTGGCTCAAAAGGTAATTAAGGAAACCGGATTACCAATTAGTTTTTCATTATCGATCAATAAAACCGTTTCTAAAATTGCTACGGGCGAAGGCAAACCAGTAGGAAACCTTGAAATTCCGGAACATAAAGTGCAGACTTTTTTAAATCCGCTTTCGATTCAGAAAATACCAATGGTGGGAACTGTAACTTTCCAATTGTTGTCCCGAATTGGTGTTCGCAAAATTCAGACTTTAGCCGAAATGCCTGCTGAGATTTTACAGCAAATGATTGGCAAAAATGGCCTGGATATTTGGAAAAAAGCCAACGGAATCGATCATACACCCGTTGAACCGTATAGCGAAAGAAAATCTGTTTCAACAGAACATACTTTTTCTCAAGATACGATTGATATTGCAAAACTGAAAAGAGTGCTTTTGGGAATGGTCGAAAAACTGGCTTTTCAATTGCGTTCTGAACAATGGCTGACTTCTACTGTTACAGTTAAAATTCGTTACGCCAATTTTGATACCGAAACCAAACAATGTCGTGTTGCCTATACTTCTGCCGATCATATTTTGACTAAAAATGTAATGGAACTTTTTGAAAAAGTTTATCAGCGTCGTATGCGTCTTCGTTTAATTGGCGTTCGCTTTAGCGGATTGGTTCGCGGAACGTATCAAATTGATCTTTTTGAAGATACTCAGGAAATGTTAGCGCTTTATGAAGCTATGGATAAAATGAAAAGCCGTTACGGTTTTGATGCTGTAATGCGTTGTGCCGGAGCCCACTTTAAGCCCAATACTAAAGACGAAATTTTAAAACGTATTAAATAA
- a CDS encoding XRE family transcriptional regulator produces MSLFSDNIRALRVKHKISQEKLAENLSITRGRYVKYEDGTSEAPYDILKKIALYFHMSIDLILSVDIRKIDVQNLIKLEGNRLILPIQVDSFGENFIEIVSQKAKAGYLNGYADPEYIESLQQITLPFLGPGKHRGFPVEGDSMPPHEDGSIIIGRYVEKLGEVMDGKTYILITKTEGMVYKRLNKNKKNALVLESDNSFYPNYEVKASDILEIWEYECNIGRSDKKQETTETGAMKDLLLELKREVREIKNNTSNA; encoded by the coding sequence ATGTCCTTATTTTCAGACAACATCAGAGCATTAAGGGTTAAGCATAAAATATCGCAGGAGAAATTAGCTGAAAACCTTAGCATTACCAGAGGCAGATATGTGAAATACGAAGACGGAACTTCGGAAGCGCCGTATGACATTTTAAAGAAGATTGCATTATATTTTCATATGAGTATCGATTTGATATTATCGGTCGATATACGTAAAATTGATGTGCAAAATTTGATAAAACTCGAAGGTAACCGACTTATTTTACCTATTCAGGTGGATAGTTTTGGAGAAAACTTTATTGAAATTGTATCTCAAAAAGCAAAAGCAGGTTATCTAAACGGATATGCTGATCCGGAATATATCGAAAGTTTACAGCAAATTACACTTCCGTTTTTAGGCCCGGGAAAACACCGCGGATTTCCCGTTGAAGGCGATTCGATGCCTCCACACGAAGATGGTTCTATTATTATTGGCCGTTATGTGGAAAAACTGGGAGAAGTGATGGATGGCAAAACTTATATTTTGATTACTAAGACTGAAGGAATGGTATATAAACGTCTTAATAAAAACAAAAAGAATGCTTTGGTTTTAGAATCGGACAACAGCTTTTACCCGAATTATGAAGTGAAAGCTTCTGATATTTTGGAAATTTGGGAATACGAATGCAACATCGGTCGTTCAGATAAAAAACAGGAAACGACAGAAACCGGAGCAATGAAAGATTTGCTTTTAGAATTGAAACGTGAAGTTCGAGAGATTAAGAATAATACTTCAAATGCTTAA
- a CDS encoding APC family permease, with protein sequence MQENNQEHFKRELGLLDGTMLVVGSMIGSGIFIVSADIARQVGSAGWLTLIWLISGLITVIAAVSYGELSAMFPKAGGQYVYLKEAYNKLIAFLYGWSFFAVIQTGTIAAVGVAFSKFAAYLYEPLSDENILYELGSFKLNAAQLVSIFTIVLLTFINSRGVKNGKILQTVLTIIKILSLLGLIVFGLTLAAKASVWDANWADGWSTRTFDKDTGSWLPISGTALISGISAAMVGSLFSSDAWNGVTFIAGEIRNPQRNVGFSLFLGTFIVTIIYVLTNIMYLAVIPFDEIATAKFDRVAVVASDYIFGNIGALIIAIMIMISTFACNNGLIMAGARVYYTMAKDGLFFKKAAVLNNFSVPAWALWAQCIWASALCLTGKYGDLLDFVIIIVLIFYILTIWGIFILRRKMPDIERPYKAFGYPFLPMLYIIVAAAICVSLLITKFSTCGWGVLIMLTGIPVYYFTKPKEE encoded by the coding sequence ATGCAAGAAAATAACCAAGAACATTTTAAAAGAGAACTCGGGCTCTTAGACGGAACCATGCTTGTTGTGGGGTCTATGATAGGATCCGGAATATTTATTGTAAGTGCCGATATCGCCAGACAAGTAGGCTCTGCAGGCTGGCTGACACTTATCTGGCTTATCTCCGGATTAATTACCGTTATCGCTGCTGTGAGTTATGGCGAATTAAGTGCGATGTTTCCAAAAGCAGGAGGGCAGTATGTTTATCTTAAAGAAGCCTATAATAAATTAATTGCCTTTTTGTACGGCTGGAGTTTTTTTGCTGTAATTCAAACCGGAACGATTGCGGCGGTTGGAGTGGCTTTTTCAAAATTCGCTGCTTACCTTTATGAGCCTTTAAGCGACGAAAATATCCTGTACGAGCTGGGTTCCTTTAAACTCAATGCTGCACAGCTTGTTTCAATTTTTACAATTGTATTACTGACTTTTATCAACAGCCGGGGTGTGAAAAACGGAAAAATTCTGCAAACCGTTTTAACTATTATCAAAATTTTATCTCTACTCGGGTTAATCGTATTTGGATTAACACTGGCAGCAAAAGCTTCTGTTTGGGATGCTAACTGGGCCGATGGATGGAGTACACGTACCTTTGATAAAGACACCGGTTCATGGCTTCCAATTAGCGGAACAGCTTTGATTTCGGGAATTTCAGCTGCAATGGTTGGCTCGCTATTTTCAAGTGATGCCTGGAATGGCGTTACTTTTATTGCAGGAGAAATTAGAAACCCGCAGCGAAACGTTGGTTTCAGTTTATTTCTGGGAACTTTTATTGTAACCATTATTTATGTTTTGACAAACATCATGTATTTGGCAGTCATTCCGTTTGATGAAATTGCAACAGCAAAATTTGATCGTGTAGCCGTTGTAGCTTCCGATTATATTTTTGGAAATATTGGCGCTTTGATCATTGCCATTATGATTATGATTTCGACTTTTGCCTGCAATAATGGATTAATTATGGCGGGAGCCAGAGTTTATTATACAATGGCAAAAGACGGTTTATTCTTTAAAAAAGCCGCTGTTTTAAATAATTTCAGCGTTCCTGCCTGGGCACTCTGGGCACAGTGTATTTGGGCTTCGGCTTTATGTCTGACAGGAAAATATGGTGATTTGCTTGATTTTGTAATCATCATTGTATTGATTTTCTACATACTGACCATTTGGGGGATTTTCATTTTACGCAGAAAAATGCCGGATATAGAAAGACCTTACAAAGCATTTGGATATCCATTCCTGCCAATGTTATATATTATTGTTGCAGCTGCAATCTGCGTTTCGCTGTTAATTACAAAATTTTCAACCTGTGGATGGGGCGTCTTAATTATGCTGACAGGAATTCCGGTTTACTACTTTACAAAACCAAAAGAAGAATAA
- a CDS encoding alpha-ketoglutarate-dependent dioxygenase AlkB family protein has protein sequence MTLFNDTELFTTGLGGKKIFDIPDSELILIDDFFTKEESDLFYERILRKTKWREHEMEIYDKTYTVPRMIAWYEDKDNVGADPKGPDWTYELLKIRGRVERETQLDFNTVLLNLYRDGNDGVGWHSDKEHNTGPDPIIASVTFGETRMFKLRHKFRKDIPPIEIPLHHGSFLLMAGTTNSFWQHQVPKTARKVLPRINLTFRRTNRNL, from the coding sequence ATGACACTATTTAACGACACCGAATTGTTTACAACAGGTTTGGGAGGAAAAAAAATATTTGACATCCCGGATTCTGAATTGATTTTAATCGACGATTTTTTCACCAAAGAAGAATCGGACCTTTTTTACGAAAGAATACTTCGTAAAACAAAATGGAGAGAACACGAAATGGAAATTTACGATAAAACGTATACCGTTCCCCGCATGATTGCCTGGTACGAAGACAAAGACAATGTTGGCGCAGACCCAAAAGGGCCTGACTGGACGTATGAATTATTAAAAATAAGAGGCCGGGTTGAAAGAGAAACACAACTGGATTTTAATACTGTTCTACTTAATTTGTATCGGGACGGAAATGATGGTGTTGGATGGCACAGCGACAAAGAACACAATACAGGACCGGATCCTATCATCGCTTCGGTTACTTTTGGTGAGACGAGAATGTTTAAACTTCGGCATAAATTCAGGAAAGATATTCCGCCAATTGAGATTCCGCTGCATCACGGTTCATTTTTGTTGATGGCTGGAACGACGAATAGTTTTTGGCAGCATCAGGTTCCAAAAACAGCCCGAAAAGTTTTGCCAAGGATCAATCTTACCTTTAGAAGAACCAATCGAAATCTTTGA
- a CDS encoding DNA polymerase III subunit alpha, whose amino-acid sequence MYLNCHSFHSLRYGTIPLDKLIEQAVLHDVKTMALTDINTVTGIYDFIRACEKNEIKPLVGMEFRCNHQFRYIGLAKNAEGLAEMNRFLTDHNFSGEVLPLRAPKFESAFVIYTLENAPETLYENEFIGVRPEEVTSLLTSKHKNKIAQMVILQPVTFGSKKEYNLHKVLRAIDTNIILSKLTESDHCKTSDFIKPLEALLPFYEKYPEIISNTQRIIDNCNFQYEFGVPQNKKFFKTSREEDIEMLTYLAMEGFERRYGKENITAKARVEKELKVIDELKFSAYFLITWDIIQYSNSKGFMHIGRGSGANSIIAYCLGITDICPIELDLYFERFLNLNRKTPPDFDIDWSWQERNVILEYIFEKYGRDHVAFCGTNVEFKYRSIFREVGKVFGLPKEELDILAKNPEELHPTNKIVRLVQEYGAMMGKYPNQRSMHACGIIISEEPITNYTPLEIPPKGFPIVLFDMHIAEEIGFDKFDILSQRGIGHIDDSVKLIEKNRGIKVDIRNTSISKDEAVCNSYLAKGDTIGCFYIESPAMRGLLRRLNCDNYKILVAASSIIRPGVAQSGMMKEYIFRHNNPNQFEYFHEVFREHLGETYGIMVYQEDVIKIAQHYGGLPAPDGDILRRAMSGKGRSLEALQKVKDNFFASCAQKGHPEALSQEIYRQIESFAGYSFCKAHSASYAVESYQSLYLKVNYPVEFMTAVINNQGGFYRTEVYVHEARMSGGIVHNPCVNKSEYQTTLYGTDIYLGFMHLQSLESKIAYLIESERTKNGDYLSLEDFINRIPIGIEGVKILIFIGAFRFTGKTKNQLLISASLLLNNFKPENRNLKLLQEPAREFKLPVLERSVFEDAFDEIELLSFPISCTVFDLLQTKHRGDIMAKDLVKYHKKQVRMLAYLISRKHVPTKKGAMYFGTWIDHEGTYFDTAHFPDSLARHPFQGGGCYLLLGNVEVDYHFPTITILKMAKMPFIPDPRYMDAKDQYRTQSQIKEDISMTNRKPYPSAHEINMPRHRMKFNS is encoded by the coding sequence ATGTATCTTAATTGTCATTCCTTTCATTCTCTGCGTTATGGCACGATTCCTCTTGATAAACTTATCGAGCAGGCTGTTTTGCATGATGTAAAAACAATGGCATTAACAGATATTAATACCGTTACAGGAATTTATGATTTTATAAGAGCATGCGAGAAAAACGAAATCAAGCCTTTGGTTGGAATGGAGTTTCGTTGTAATCATCAATTCCGATATATTGGTTTAGCAAAGAATGCTGAAGGACTTGCCGAAATGAATCGCTTTTTAACGGATCATAATTTCAGCGGAGAAGTTCTGCCTTTGCGCGCTCCAAAATTTGAATCGGCTTTTGTCATTTATACTTTAGAAAATGCTCCCGAAACACTTTATGAAAATGAATTTATCGGAGTTCGTCCTGAAGAAGTTACAAGTCTTTTGACATCAAAACATAAAAATAAAATTGCCCAAATGGTCATTTTACAGCCCGTGACTTTTGGCAGTAAAAAAGAATATAATCTGCATAAAGTGCTTCGTGCCATTGATACCAATATTATTCTGTCTAAACTTACCGAATCAGATCATTGCAAAACTTCAGATTTTATAAAACCATTAGAAGCTCTTTTGCCTTTCTATGAAAAATATCCTGAAATCATTTCGAACACGCAACGCATCATTGACAATTGTAATTTTCAATATGAATTTGGTGTTCCTCAAAACAAAAAATTCTTTAAAACAAGTCGTGAAGAAGATATAGAAATGCTGACATACTTAGCTATGGAAGGTTTTGAACGTCGTTATGGAAAAGAGAATATAACAGCAAAAGCACGTGTTGAAAAAGAATTAAAAGTTATTGACGAATTAAAATTCAGCGCTTATTTTTTAATTACGTGGGATATTATTCAATACAGCAACAGCAAAGGCTTTATGCACATTGGACGCGGAAGCGGCGCTAACAGCATTATTGCTTATTGTCTCGGGATTACCGATATCTGCCCTATAGAACTTGATTTGTATTTTGAACGTTTTTTAAACCTTAACCGCAAAACGCCCCCCGATTTTGACATTGACTGGAGCTGGCAGGAACGCAATGTAATTTTAGAATATATATTCGAAAAATACGGCAGAGATCATGTTGCTTTCTGCGGTACTAATGTCGAATTTAAATACCGATCAATTTTTAGGGAAGTAGGAAAAGTGTTTGGTCTTCCGAAAGAAGAGTTAGATATATTGGCAAAAAATCCGGAAGAACTTCATCCCACAAATAAAATTGTGCGGCTGGTTCAGGAATATGGGGCTATGATGGGAAAATACCCAAACCAGCGCAGTATGCATGCCTGCGGAATCATTATTTCTGAAGAACCTATAACCAATTATACACCGCTGGAAATACCTCCAAAAGGATTTCCAATCGTACTTTTTGATATGCATATTGCCGAAGAAATTGGTTTTGACAAATTTGATATTTTAAGTCAGAGAGGTATTGGCCACATTGACGACAGCGTAAAACTAATTGAAAAAAACCGAGGTATAAAAGTTGACATTCGAAATACTTCGATTTCTAAAGATGAAGCGGTTTGCAATTCTTATTTGGCAAAAGGAGATACAATTGGCTGTTTTTATATCGAAAGTCCAGCCATGCGCGGATTATTACGCCGATTGAACTGTGACAATTATAAAATTCTCGTTGCCGCTTCGTCTATCATTCGTCCCGGAGTGGCGCAATCCGGAATGATGAAAGAATATATTTTTCGCCATAACAATCCAAATCAGTTTGAATATTTTCATGAAGTTTTTAGAGAACATCTTGGTGAAACCTACGGCATTATGGTGTATCAGGAAGATGTGATTAAAATCGCCCAGCATTACGGCGGGCTTCCTGCTCCCGATGGCGATATTCTGCGCCGTGCCATGTCAGGAAAAGGAAGATCGCTGGAAGCTTTACAAAAAGTAAAAGACAACTTCTTTGCTAGCTGCGCGCAAAAAGGGCACCCAGAAGCTTTGAGTCAGGAAATTTACCGTCAGATTGAATCTTTTGCGGGCTATTCTTTCTGCAAAGCACACTCGGCTTCTTATGCTGTTGAGAGTTATCAAAGTTTGTATTTGAAGGTCAATTATCCTGTCGAATTTATGACCGCGGTAATCAACAATCAGGGCGGATTTTACAGAACCGAGGTTTATGTACATGAAGCGCGCATGTCGGGCGGCATTGTTCATAATCCGTGCGTGAATAAAAGCGAATATCAAACGACTTTATACGGAACCGATATTTATTTAGGTTTTATGCATTTGCAGAGTTTAGAATCTAAAATTGCGTATTTAATCGAATCAGAAAGAACCAAAAATGGTGATTATCTTTCTTTAGAAGATTTCATCAACCGCATTCCAATTGGAATTGAAGGTGTGAAAATATTGATTTTTATTGGCGCTTTTCGCTTTACAGGAAAAACAAAAAATCAGCTTTTGATTAGCGCGAGTTTGTTATTGAACAATTTTAAACCTGAAAACAGAAATTTGAAATTACTTCAGGAACCTGCCAGAGAGTTTAAGCTTCCTGTTTTGGAACGATCCGTTTTTGAAGATGCTTTTGATGAAATCGAATTGTTGAGTTTTCCCATTTCATGTACGGTTTTTGATCTTTTACAAACCAAACACAGAGGTGATATTATGGCGAAAGATTTAGTAAAATATCATAAAAAACAAGTTAGAATGCTGGCGTATTTAATTTCCAGAAAACATGTACCAACCAAAAAAGGAGCCATGTATTTTGGAACCTGGATTGACCATGAAGGTACTTATTTTGATACAGCACATTTTCCGGATAGTCTGGCGCGACATCCTTTTCAGGGCGGAGGCTGTTACCTTTTGTTAGGAAATGTAGAAGTCGATTATCACTTTCCTACCATTACGATTCTTAAAATGGCCAAGATGCCCTTTATCCCGGATCCGCGCTACATGGACGCTAAAGATCAATATCGAACACAAAGTCAGATTAAAGAAGATATCAGCATGACGAATAGAAAGCCATATCCTTCGGCACATGAGATTAATATGCCGAGACATAGAATGAAGTTTAATTCTTAA
- the xth gene encoding exodeoxyribonuclease III, with protein MKIATYNVNGVNGRLNVLLRWLEEAAPDIVCLQELKAPQDNFPIKAINDAGYNAIWHGQKQWNGVAILARNMEIEEITRALPGDEEDLQSRYIEALINGIVIACLYLPNGNPAPGPKFDYKLKWFDRLAHRAETLLNLKVPVILIGDYNVMPTELDVYKPEKWADDALFRPEVREAFAALVSQGWTDAIRILYPDQKIYTFWDYFRNAYQRDAGLRIDHFLLSPQMAKILRSGGVDRHVRGWEKTSDHAPVWIEIEKKIMENDTI; from the coding sequence ATGAAAATAGCCACTTATAACGTAAACGGAGTCAATGGAAGATTAAATGTTTTATTACGCTGGCTGGAAGAAGCGGCTCCGGATATTGTCTGTTTACAGGAATTAAAAGCGCCACAGGATAATTTCCCCATTAAAGCAATTAATGATGCTGGTTACAACGCCATCTGGCACGGACAGAAGCAATGGAACGGCGTTGCAATTCTTGCCCGAAATATGGAGATTGAAGAAATAACACGTGCACTTCCTGGCGATGAAGAAGATCTACAGAGTCGCTATATAGAAGCTTTGATTAACGGAATCGTAATTGCTTGTCTTTATCTCCCAAACGGAAATCCGGCTCCCGGACCAAAATTTGATTATAAATTAAAATGGTTTGACCGTCTGGCTCATCGTGCCGAAACCTTACTGAACTTAAAGGTTCCTGTAATTCTAATTGGTGATTACAATGTGATGCCAACAGAACTTGATGTTTATAAACCAGAAAAATGGGCTGACGATGCGCTTTTCAGGCCAGAAGTTCGAGAAGCTTTTGCTGCTTTGGTTTCACAGGGATGGACAGATGCAATTCGCATCTTATATCCTGACCAGAAAATTTACACCTTTTGGGATTATTTCAGAAATGCCTATCAGCGTGATGCCGGTCTGCGAATTGATCACTTTTTACTGAGCCCGCAAATGGCAAAAATATTGCGTTCAGGAGGCGTTGACCGACATGTACGAGGCTGGGAAAAAACCAGCGATCATGCTCCTGTCTGGATTGAAATTGAGAAAAAAATAATGGAAAATGACACTATTTAA
- a CDS encoding MFS transporter produces MTEKIKTLQIIHLAICAGTILAYFLLGEISVEKLSIPTIDSSSVVYVAIPVLAFVLSGILFKTQLKQIDPKLKLEDKLPIYQAASIMRWAILEGAAFLILFLKPEFILFGILIIIYLVFLRPTEDRITNDLSGY; encoded by the coding sequence ATGACTGAAAAAATCAAAACACTGCAGATTATCCATCTCGCCATTTGTGCCGGAACCATTCTTGCCTATTTTTTATTGGGCGAGATTTCAGTTGAAAAACTATCGATTCCAACTATCGATTCTTCTTCAGTTGTCTATGTTGCTATTCCTGTTCTGGCCTTTGTATTAAGCGGTATATTGTTTAAAACGCAATTGAAACAGATTGATCCAAAATTAAAACTCGAAGACAAACTTCCTATTTATCAGGCAGCTTCAATCATGCGCTGGGCTATTCTGGAAGGTGCTGCATTTTTGATATTATTTCTAAAACCTGAATTTATATTATTCGGAATACTGATTATAATTTATCTGGTTTTCTTAAGACCAACAGAGGACAGGATTACGAATGATTTGTCCGGTTATTGA